In Pseudomonas fakonensis, one DNA window encodes the following:
- the cyoA gene encoding ubiquinol oxidase subunit II produces MSKKRYPRLFGILPFLGMLLLSGCNWTLLDPKGQVGIEQKNLILIATGLMLLVVIPVIIMTVVFAWKYRASNKAATYTPDWSHSTKIEAAVWIIPILIIIALGYVTYHSTHKLDPYRPLDSDVKPIQIDVVALDWKWLFIYPEQGIATVNQINFPANVPVNFRVTSDAVMNSFFIPGLGGQIYAMAGMTTKLHLIANENGVFDGISANYSGAGFTGMKFKANATSQEDFDKWVAEVKQSPKKLDKATYDALAKPSENNPVELYSEASPEQFQLIVDKYEGMNRGKPVHEEAGSKDLATTKGVESSTQPAAGAEE; encoded by the coding sequence ATGAGTAAAAAGCGTTACCCCAGACTGTTTGGCATATTGCCCTTTTTAGGCATGCTTTTACTCAGTGGGTGCAACTGGACCCTGCTCGATCCGAAGGGCCAGGTCGGCATTGAGCAAAAGAACCTGATCCTGATCGCTACCGGCCTGATGCTGCTGGTGGTGATTCCCGTGATCATCATGACCGTGGTGTTCGCCTGGAAGTACCGCGCTTCCAACAAGGCTGCCACCTACACCCCCGACTGGTCGCACTCGACCAAGATCGAAGCTGCGGTGTGGATCATCCCGATCCTGATCATCATCGCCCTGGGTTACGTCACCTACCACTCCACCCACAAGCTGGACCCGTACCGTCCGCTGGATTCGGACGTCAAGCCGATCCAGATCGACGTGGTCGCACTGGACTGGAAGTGGCTGTTCATCTACCCGGAGCAGGGCATCGCCACGGTCAACCAGATCAACTTCCCGGCCAACGTTCCGGTCAACTTCCGTGTGACCTCGGACGCGGTGATGAACTCGTTCTTCATCCCGGGCCTGGGCGGCCAGATCTACGCCATGGCCGGCATGACCACCAAGCTGCACCTGATCGCCAACGAGAACGGTGTGTTTGACGGTATCTCCGCCAACTACAGCGGTGCTGGTTTCACCGGCATGAAATTCAAGGCAAATGCCACTTCCCAGGAAGACTTCGACAAGTGGGTCGCCGAAGTGAAGCAGTCGCCGAAGAAGCTGGACAAGGCCACCTACGACGCCTTGGCCAAACCAAGCGAAAACAACCCGGTCGAGCTGTACAGCGAGGCTTCGCCTGAACAGTTCCAGCTGATCGTCGACAAGTACGAAGGCATGAACCGCGGCAAGCCGGTCCACGAAGAAGCAGGCAGCAAAGATCTGGCCACCACCAAGGGTGTGGAATCGAGTACGCAACCAGCTGCCGGTGCAGAGGAGTAA